The Spirosoma foliorum genome has a window encoding:
- a CDS encoding C40 family peptidase → MMRKMLLAVVCTVSFGIVQAQTVPTVSSDIPAVTDVPTVTSNKASFYEQIPLVNDVINYAKEHLSIRYRSGGTTTRGFDCSGFTRFCYNKFGIALPHSSAAQGGVGEAVDKDAAQPGDLILFKGHSSGGSRIGHVGLITEVIGDQIKFIHSAWNGGVRYDYLNASYYQRRFMGVRRVAHLLAEK, encoded by the coding sequence ATGATGAGAAAAATGCTCCTGGCAGTAGTTTGTACTGTCTCGTTTGGCATCGTTCAAGCTCAAACCGTACCCACCGTATCTAGTGACATACCCGCCGTAACTGACGTACCCACCGTAACTTCAAACAAGGCAAGCTTTTATGAGCAAATTCCGCTCGTAAATGATGTTATCAATTACGCCAAAGAGCATCTGTCAATTCGTTACCGATCTGGTGGTACGACCACTCGTGGCTTCGACTGTTCGGGATTTACCCGTTTTTGTTATAACAAGTTTGGTATCGCCCTTCCACACTCTAGTGCCGCGCAAGGTGGCGTGGGAGAAGCAGTCGACAAAGATGCCGCTCAACCTGGCGATCTGATTCTGTTTAAAGGCCATAGCTCTGGCGGTAGCCGCATTGGCCATGTCGGTTTGATTACCGAAGTAATTGGCGATCAGATCAAATTCATTCACTCAGCCTGGAATGGTGGCGTTCGCTACGACTATTTAAATGCCAGTTACTATCAGCGACGGTTTATGGGCGTTCGGCGCGTTGCGCATCTATTGGCAGAGAAGTAA
- the argB gene encoding acetylglutamate kinase, translating into MDNLTVIKIGGNVIDAPDALKRFLTSFASLTGPKVLIHGGGKVATQVADKLGIETTMVEGRRITDQPMLDVVTMVYGGLVNKQIVAKLQALDVNAIGLTGADAGTVLAKKRPVKDIDYGMVGDIEEVDSGQIQFFLRQNLTPVFAPITYSTAGDLLNTNADTMASAIAVDMVRHNSVTLIYCFEKKGVLKDPTDDNSVINELTPALYAEYKAAGAINKGMIPKLDNAFKALESGVAKVVICHADELATAVNQGAGTTLKK; encoded by the coding sequence ATGGATAATCTTACTGTAATAAAAATAGGGGGCAACGTTATTGACGCCCCGGATGCTCTCAAACGCTTCCTGACTTCGTTTGCTAGCCTGACTGGCCCTAAAGTGCTGATTCATGGCGGAGGCAAAGTAGCTACCCAGGTGGCAGATAAGCTTGGCATTGAAACTACGATGGTTGAAGGTCGGCGTATTACCGATCAGCCCATGCTCGATGTGGTGACGATGGTGTATGGTGGCTTAGTCAATAAACAGATCGTAGCTAAACTTCAAGCCCTGGATGTTAATGCTATCGGACTTACAGGGGCTGATGCAGGAACTGTGCTGGCAAAAAAGCGCCCGGTAAAAGACATCGACTATGGAATGGTCGGGGATATTGAAGAAGTTGATTCTGGTCAGATTCAGTTTTTTCTACGTCAGAATTTGACGCCCGTTTTTGCCCCAATTACCTACAGCACCGCTGGCGATTTGCTCAACACCAACGCAGATACCATGGCGTCGGCCATTGCGGTTGACATGGTTCGGCATAATAGCGTTACATTGATTTATTGCTTTGAGAAAAAGGGTGTGTTGAAAGACCCAACAGATGATAACAGCGTTATCAACGAATTGACGCCAGCCCTTTATGCCGAATACAAAGCGGCCGGAGCCATCAATAAAGGCATGATCCCGAAGTTAGACAATGCCTTTAAAGCACTGGAAAGTGGTGTAGCAAAGGTCGTTATCTGTCATGCTGATGAATTGGCCACTGCCGTGAATCAGGGCGCAGGAACGACATTAAAAAAGTAA
- a CDS encoding N-acetylornithine carbamoyltransferase — translation MTNFLSLADVTNIDALVQSGLDAKANPFADQQLGKNKTIGMIFFNSSLRTRMSTQKAAQNLGMNVMTMNVGQDSWGLEMEEGVLMNGDKAEHVREAAAVMGRYCDIIGIRAFAELKDRDKDYREQVMHQFAKYAKVPIVNLESATRHPLQSLADCITIEEEKRKSIIIPARPKVVLTWLPHFKPLPQAVANSFSEWMNARDVEFVITHPEGYDLAPEFVGKARVTHNQDEAFEGADFIYGKNWSSYTHYGQVLTQDPSWAVTMDDLRLTNNGKFMHCLPVRRNLKVADEVLDGPQSLVIEQAANREWSAQAVLKEILLNF, via the coding sequence ATGACCAATTTTCTCTCTCTTGCCGACGTCACGAATATTGACGCCCTTGTCCAGTCTGGCCTAGATGCCAAAGCCAATCCGTTTGCCGATCAACAGCTCGGCAAGAACAAAACCATTGGCATGATTTTCTTCAACTCAAGCCTGCGGACGCGGATGAGTACCCAGAAAGCAGCCCAAAACCTTGGCATGAACGTCATGACGATGAACGTGGGCCAGGATAGCTGGGGGCTGGAAATGGAAGAAGGCGTGTTGATGAATGGCGACAAAGCAGAGCACGTTCGCGAAGCGGCTGCCGTTATGGGACGCTATTGTGATATCATTGGTATTCGGGCGTTTGCTGAACTCAAAGACCGGGACAAGGATTATCGGGAGCAGGTGATGCATCAGTTTGCTAAATATGCGAAGGTTCCCATCGTGAATCTCGAATCGGCAACGCGGCACCCACTGCAATCGTTAGCCGACTGTATTACTATTGAAGAAGAGAAACGGAAGTCGATTATAATACCCGCCCGGCCAAAAGTTGTACTGACCTGGTTGCCGCATTTCAAGCCGTTACCACAAGCCGTTGCCAATTCATTTTCCGAATGGATGAATGCCCGCGATGTTGAGTTTGTGATCACCCATCCAGAAGGCTATGATCTGGCACCCGAATTTGTGGGCAAGGCCCGTGTGACTCATAATCAGGACGAAGCTTTTGAAGGGGCTGACTTTATTTATGGGAAAAACTGGTCGTCGTACACCCACTACGGGCAAGTGCTGACCCAAGACCCGTCGTGGGCGGTAACGATGGACGATTTGCGTTTGACAAACAACGGTAAATTCATGCACTGTTTACCGGTTCGACGCAATCTGAAAGTGGCCGACGAGGTATTAGATGGACCACAATCGCTCGTTATTGAGCAGGCTGCTAACCGCGAGTGGTCGGCACAGGCGGTATTGAAAGAAATATTACTAAACTTCTAG
- a CDS encoding DUF5615 family PIN-like protein: protein MKFLADENFPITAFRILLEAGYDIKHIAYEMPSVTDIDVTGLAIRENRIILTFDGDYGTLIFKLGYRPPGVVYFRLPTITADEPARIVMNLLKEGYPIDHMHTVVETDKIRQRRIQ from the coding sequence ATGAAGTTTCTGGCAGATGAAAACTTTCCTATTACCGCCTTTCGGATATTGCTTGAAGCTGGGTACGATATTAAACATATTGCGTATGAGATGCCCAGTGTAACTGATATAGATGTAACTGGACTTGCAATTCGTGAAAATCGCATTATTCTTACGTTTGATGGAGATTATGGTACTCTGATTTTTAAACTAGGATACCGTCCTCCGGGTGTTGTCTATTTTCGTTTGCCAACTATCACCGCTGATGAGCCTGCGCGTATTGTCATGAATTTGCTAAAAGAAGGTTATCCAATTGATCATATGCACACAGTAGTTGAAACTGATAAAATTAGGCAAAGACGCATTCAGTAA
- a CDS encoding DUF433 domain-containing protein, producing MNWQDYIHSDESVLLGKPVIKGTRLSVEFLLERLADGWTEQDLLDNYPRLTKQALQAVFAYVSATMKDNLVYFPSTNLRQAS from the coding sequence ATGAATTGGCAAGACTATATTCACTCGGATGAGTCGGTACTCTTAGGAAAGCCCGTTATTAAAGGCACCAGATTATCGGTCGAATTTTTACTGGAGCGTCTGGCTGATGGTTGGACTGAGCAGGATTTGTTGGATAATTATCCAAGATTGACCAAACAGGCCTTACAAGCTGTTTTTGCCTATGTTTCGGCTACAATGAAAGATAACTTGGTTTATTTCCCATCGACTAATTTACGCCAAGCTTCATGA